The genome window AAGTATTTCTACCTCTCTCTTATATTGGAAAGATCAAGTATACAGTtcttttattcaaagaaaagtGTTCATATCCATATTCCGTATTTTAGAATTTCTGTCAGTACTTTTACCTTTCTCTTGCAAATTAGAAGCAAGTGCACGTTCCTTTTACTTACTGCAAATGCATGACTGAGGTGCGATTTTGATTTGAAAGGTTGACTTACCAAATTGATGCATATGATTTCAAAATCTCTATAAATGGTTTTCATAACTCGGTTTAGTTCCTCTGTAAGGCTTATCTGTTATAAGTATACTTCTAATGGAATAAACCTTTTCTTGAAAATGTTAAAGCTGTAGTTTTGAAACCTATATTGGGTAGGTTTGCGTAAGAGGCCCAGACACCGGCCCAGCGTGAAAGGTGGCTCCTTCAGCCCGGAATACCGGATTTCGTAATATTTGTGTGGCCTAGCTTGAAAAAGACTAGGTTCTATGGACTATAGTGCGACTGATCATCGGCTATAGCATGGTGTCTTATTTAAAAACCCAATGAAACAATGAATAGTTTGAAAAAGAGATTATCTTATGTTGAAAAGATgattgatttcatttttaactcTACAGCTTTAAGTTCATATATTGATGCAGAACTGTTTTATCATCGTGTACCATTTTACTCTTTTTATATCATACCCTGGTACTGAACTGTTGATTTACAACATCATTATTTAATCCAGAGTTTACTTTTACTTCAAACATTCCGATTCACTTAAATTTGTATATCTTGTGGCTTTCACCTATCATAttcttgctgagcattattgctcattcttgctattcCTTCTAACCCTTTTCAGCTAGGAATAAAGATGATTCACTTAAGACTAGACAAGGATTGCAAGTGGTTAAGTTTCAAGCAAATGGTCAGGTAGAGTATGCAGGACGATGTCATTAAGACTAGATGCAGTTGGAGTTCTGCAATTCAATTCAGTTGGAAATTAGAtttgtttatttggttatcagctactcttcttatcgaggtttagctgataatgtagtttaatttgtaataaagatttaatagttttagtttctgatttcaatactgtaacctgtatgcgatcctgttttcagggggtgaaattgattttcaatttgaatcattttttaaaaaaaatatccagGTTCtgaaatacttgtttttattttctttcaaaaatacaggttttaaattatttttatttacacgtggcaccaaatccagacccccggatttgagggctgtcacagttggtatcagagctacaggttataagttattgaaatcagaGTGTAGGTTGTTATTATTGGTTAAATAAAGAGAACACGTgtaacctcacatagaggtatCGTAAGACTATTTGGGGATAGTCCTTCTGAGCAGAATAAAATGAAGCTAGAGGATTAAGTTTCAGTTTTTATACTTATAGACATGACAAGTCCTAAATCTAGTTCTTCTAGTCCCTAGTATATTGACCAATTCAGAGTTATATCATTCTAAGAGGGTCAAAGTTAGACCTATCAGAAGAACCTTCAAGTTAGAAGCAGTTGAGGTCAGACCCGTAGAGATTCTCACACAGTCTAATGTATCATTTATTGTATATGCCAAGTGTTGAGTATTGATCGGAGAGTcaccttttttttattcttatcAGAGATATATGGAATTGGTGAAAGAATATAGGTGTTATCATGTCTGAGTTTAAAGCTTTGTGTATAGTTAAGTAGTGAGCGTTAGAGCTATGTAGAGTTCATGTTAGATTACTCGACTTAGTATCAATGAGTGAGTTAAGACGTCAACGCTTTATGGTGATGATTGTATAAAGTTGGGTAAGGCCTCTGACCGACAACGATATCGATGATGGGATCTTCAGAGGCTATTATGAGTCAACGGTAATATATGAAAGTGATCACTAAGAACGTCGAGAAGAATTGTTAGAATCAAAATGAGTAATCAAAGGAATCGATCAAGAAGACACCTGTGAGAATCCTGGCAATACCTTTCTCattgttgattatattgattattttcctaatcagtgAATTATTTTAACATTCCTTTCATAAAGATGTTCGTTGACAAGCATATATCCTCCCTCTTGACTTATAGGAGGATGCATGTATTCATTTTATCCTTTCTGATTATTCTTTTCATTGAGACTAGCACCGTTTGAACATATTCGAGTTTTGCCCAAATTGTGCGTCAGATTTTGAATCGTCTTGATTGGTTAAAAGACAATAATTATTCAACTCATTCTGAATCGCTTCCATGTATCTGTACTCTAActgagatgaacaaccctacctataggggacacaaggactctctgtctgtgtgatagaagtttgatgggacgccatcacttgtgtgtgttgtatattacaagaaggttaactacctttagtagtgtcttaatCAAGACACACAACACTAGTTCATTAGATTATATTGATCTCTCAGTTACTCTTTTATTTCAATCACGTAACATTTGCTCTAATAGATATattctttcatattttttatcttCAAGATTCTTGTATCTCTAATAGTTGAAGGTATGCCATCTGAGTTGCCAAGATaaattaagagcatctccaacggcattggctataatcgttggctaaatgggatctgtaagacattatgtaaaatttgctgaacctgtaagacattttgcttcaatggtattggctatattggttgcctataatttaaaaagagtatgttattaatattttagttgttataaatagaatatatcagtttaatatggtaataaatgatgtgtaatcatcctacagatttcttacaggtctgtagaggttcaacaaatttagccatccataggaatttggctaaatttatagacaacaggtcactatggttggagtgtgaaattttgaagtggttggctaaattttttatttttggtatgattattcactttttagctaaggggtctccatggttggagatgctctaagcctTTATAGTAGGAAGTAACATGAACAAAAGCGGATGATGATACAGATCTATGGAAACAATCAAGAGAATTTTATATGAGAAAGGAGTATTAGGAATTGAAGATATCATACACTGTGGTTTTCTTTtcgctgattccgaggacggaatccttttaagggggtaGATTGTGATGACctggattttcaaaaattattttattatttttaattcctgatttttttcagaaaattcggaataaaatttaatatgttacTCTAGTTTGACAATTTTTACGTATCAGTTCAAATTATTTTTCGGGACATTAGgggtatcaaaattttattgtttgttcaaattaaatgtcatgttaaatatgtgaattacttgttatatgatttaattgtttatttggATGTGATTTATGCCTGTGTGCATGTTTGTTACTAATTATTGTGTTGttttagaaatatttataattttcttaaaaaatagatttttggGAAAATGAATTCTTGAAAATATGAAAgtgattttaaaaattcttttaattatttgataatgataataaatatttttacgagatttataaaaatatctcggtgatgttttgaaaatattttgtggCAAGTTATACCGTAAATTGTTAAAAAGCGGGTTACAATTTCAAGCACCGCCTATGTATATACACAAACAACAGTTCCTCTCTGTATAGTCTCCCTCCCTCTCCTAAgtctctctcatctctttcaATTTCTACCGACTCTGTCTCTCACTCCAACAACAGTATTGCTCCGCTTTCCCCCGATAGTCGCCGTCGTGTGGCCACCGCCGCCGTCCTGTTTTACGAGCCACTGTTGAATCATCCCGCAGCAACGCCTTCGATTTCAATTGGTATACCCCAGTTCTGCTTTGTAAATCAGTTGTTTAACCgtttatttttgtttcaatttgAATTATTCAATCGATTGCTATGTGTGTGTGAGCAGTTGATTTGTGTGGGTATAAACCGagttttagtttaatttgtaataaagatttaatagttttagtttctgatttcaatactgtaacttgtatgcgatcctgttttcagggggtgaaattgattttcaatttgaatcattttttaaaaaaaatatccagGTTCtgaaatacttgtttttattttctttcaaaaatacaggttttaaattatttttatttacacgtggcaccaaatccagacccccggatttgagggctgtcacacataatataacaaatatttagttatatctTTTCTTAGGAATATTTGTGATAGTATCAATTcactaataaataaattattcatataattaGCGGTTCCTAATcattataaaacaaattttaattttttaaaaatatatattttttatatcattttttcaaaatattaatattcgaTAGATATCTTATATTCGcttttcaataaaaattaaggacaaaaaatataaaaacttattttgaataaaattagacataaatatattttagaaataagCCTACTTGGCCAGATTGTATTTTGGGATCCCTTAATTTTCAGTCCCGTGTTTTGTGAATAGTATGCCGACGGGGCTACACAACTCCGGCGGCGTATGCAGGTAATTTATCCTCTCGTGATTTGTTAAGCTGCTTCTCTTTTTCTTGGCTTGTCGTTTTGCTTGTAGCTTGGATTTCTAATTTGGGGCTCTGATTGCTTATCTGATTCACTTAATTGCAAGTTGTGTAAATTGTAAACTCAAAAACTAGATTATAACCCAAGAATTAGAAACAGTTACAAATCAAATGGTGTCGTGAGTTATCGAAAATTTTACTCATTTATCGTGATTATTCAATTAGTAAAGTTGGACTGgaagaaattgaaattttttatttaacgaGATTATTTGCTAAACAGTGTCTTTTTTTACAGACTCTGAAAGATTGTTGTGCTTGATTCAAATCTCGAAATTTATAGCCGAAAAGATGATGCGGTCGTTAATTAAGGCTACTGCTAAACGCAGCATTCATCTTGCTCAACTTAATTGCCAGGTACTTTTTTTTATCTTCGCCGCCTATGTAGTTATGTTCgtttatttgttaatttctATGATTTTGTCGCAGAGAGGGATGCACACCAGAAATAAAAAGGCAATGGAGCTCATCGCTAAAGGTTGGAGTGCCTTGAAAGAAGTTGATAGAGTGATTGATTATTgtgaacttaatgataaacgtCTCATTCCTCTACTTAGGGTAATGTTTACCAAAATTTCAATGTGTCTTGATTTATCATTCTAGGTTGTTTATGTTGTCATATATATAATTCCTGGCAAGTACATCAACTGTGTGAAATATATTATGTTCGTTAAATTTGTTATTAACGTTCTTAGTAACAAGATCTGAAGCCATTTTAAAATGGAGTACTTTCTTCTTTGCTAATGAGAAATAAAGTATTTGTTTCTTTCTCTGTTACAATTCATTTTTGTAAAGTCTCTTTTGGTTGTAAATCAATGAATATTTGAGCTGCAGTTTCCATTgagttatttgttttatttcaacCCTGGTTTCTAGCTAAATAAAATTGGACTTCCCATCCGGGAGAAACATTCTTTGTCTTCCTCTGTATTCTTTttcatttgaataaaaaaaaaattgtttgacatTGGTTGCTTACAGTTGCATTTGGTTCAATTATATGTTAGACAGCAAAGGAAAACTTTGAATTGGCTCTGGAGACTGACAACTCTAATACACATGCAAGATTTTGGCTTTCCAAGCTGCATTTGAAGTACCATGTCCCAGGGGCATGCAAAGCAGTGTATGGaatcttttttttcctttcatctTATGAATTCTGATAGTATCAGTTTCACGGCATTTTATGCCGTTCACATTTCGTTAGATCACTAAAGTTTTGGGTTGTACTGCCTCCCCGGTCGAGATTATTTGAACTAGGTAGAGAATGACTAAGTGTTCGAAGTTTCTTGAATACTAATTATATTTCTATCCACATGGTCACATGTTGTTCACCATACCCTTTATTACTGTTCATTTATTCATATGTTGCTTACGCTCTAAGTCTAAaacttcttgacttttttgtCTTATTAGAGGGGCTGCGTTATTAGTAGAAGCCGCAGACATGGGTGATGCAGATGCACAGTATGAACTGGCTTGCCGCTTAAGAGTTGAGGTCAGATTCCTCAAGTTCTTTACTTTTCATTGTGAAAATATGGTGAAAGTGATTAGTGATTGGAGACCTGTTAGTGTCTTAGTTAATTCTTCGTATGATATTTCGTGGCCCATCAACtgtcaattataatttatttgaagcAGTCTGACAGCTGTCAGAGTCGATGGCTTCATGCTCTTggtatttttgtttttcttcttggTCTGCAGTAAAAATTATGTTCTCATTAGATTGATGCTCTGAAATCTGGTTTAAACGTTTGGATTTTCTCTTGTTGCGCGATGTTATAAAATATTCTTCTAGGATTTATCTCTCACCTTTTCAGTAGAGTTTATCTAAATCTAGTATCCTCTTGGTGGTTTTTGAATAGAATGACTATGTTCAAGCTGATCAGCAAGCCTTCCAATATCTAGAGATGGCAGTTGACCAGGTGTGTTAAACCAACGATTCACCACCTCACGAGTTAGTCTCGACTCTCGACTCTCCATAGATGTAACCCTAATGAAACTTATTATATTCTAGTTACATCCAGCTGCACTTTACATGCTGGGAGCTGTATATCTGACGGGGGATTGTGTGAGAAAAGATATTTCGTCAGCAATATGGTGTTTTCACAGAGCATCACAAAAGGTACCAGCAGTGATTCTTTTTGTCAATCTTGTGCTGGATGGGCTTCAAATATGTATTAAAACTGTTTGCCTAAATGGCTTGCTAAAGTTAAGGGTCACTAGACTCACTACCGAGTTCCAGTATCTTTGACCTCTGCATTTattttgtattgaaatagaGCTAATTCTAAGCTACCTAAGTTGTATGCTTGAACTTCTATACATGGAACTCGATCTTGCAAATCAGACTCACTCGGTTATTTGACCAACTTTTACACATATCAACTTTTGTGCCAAAATGCAGGGGCATGCTGGGGCTGCTATAGCATATGGATCCCTTCTTCTTAGAGGTCAgcttttatatgttttagcattaCTACATGTGGATCCTCTTTAAGTTTCTTTCCTTTACTTAGTGGAGAAATATGTACTTGTCCTTTAACTATTCATTGTGCATAGTGTCTACCCATCATTTCAGCTAATATCTATCTCCTGAGGAGAAAATGTATAGTATATTGTAATTTTAGGCTAATACTGTATACCTTTTTTACTATAAGTTTTTTGAAAGTGTAGCTATTAAAACCCTGtgttttacttgtgtttatttaTAACACTATgttgcaaaaataataatttagtcTTATTGATTATGCAAACCAAGATGAGATATAAAATagcaatataatttaattatactttTTACCATACTATACAAGTATACATTTTGTTCTTAGCACAACTAGTTGCTTTAAAATTTagatacaattatttatatattaaaagaaagtTAGAATTGTGTTATTTGGTACaatattgtactccctccgtcccggtcaattctatacagtttcctttttgggatgtcccatcatttctatacattcccaaaatagcaattttttacaatataaaacactattacacccactacattcttccactatctccattctataataataaaaacactattacacccactactttcctccactatctcaaatctattattaaaaataaatgggtcccgccactttatccacttttcatctaactttactcatttcttaccctttttcttggtctccatgtccaatcccaatgtatattattcattgggacgaagggagtaatagTTTTACGTTTAAACATAATCTAATTTTGATCAGACTAGGATcgtttgtaaaatattattattatactattaaaggaTGTAATAATTATAAAGTTATTGAAACTATTAGATAATAAACTTCATAGTATTTGTTTTTACTAGCTTTGTTATCAGATCAAATTACACTACATGTGGAGAATGACAACTATACActtgttatataatttttaaattctagtGTTGTATTTCAAACTATGGTGGTTCATGCTTGTTATAATAAGATTTATATGTTACTTTGAAATCAAAGATGGATAGCGTGACTTGTCACTTTATCTCATGAGAATCtgaaatttgtattatataatttatttttgttccACTTTTCTGCCTTGCAAGTGTATTTTACTTCAGTCGAAATTGTTATAAAGCATGCTGGGTCGTGTCTCTTTCTACAGGTTTTCAAGTTCCAGAGTGTCTAACCAAATTTACTGTGAAGAAGGACTCATCTACTAGAACATCAAGGAAAAATGCAGAGAACTCTAAAAAAAATGCACTTGAGATGGCAAGAGAACAATTTGAAATTGCTGCTAAAGCAAAATGTGATCTCGGATTCAGATGGTTAAAAAGACTTGATGAAGAAGAGAAGCGTTTAACCAATCTATAGTCTATTATTTACTGACAGCAGTAAAAGCTCCTATAGCTGTCAgatgtttgtaagctgaagccTAGGTGTGCTTACAATTTTAGTGAATACTACATGTCCTTAATAGCCTAGACTTACAGTTGTATGCTTGAAATCTTTGCTCGGTTTGGGGTAGTTTTGTGTCATAAATGTTTATGAATAGATCTTCACTTGCCTTTATGGATTACAGATTAATTGCAGCATATTTTAAGTAGAAATTTGCAATGCCCCGGCCTACTATTATATGATTCGGTTTCTTGAAATTTGATCTGTAATTACAGGCAATAAGTTTACATAAGCATAATTATGGAGCAACAATGTTTGGACATGCATTGTTAGGGTAGTACATAACCTATACTAGTCATCGAGTGTAGACATACATTAGAACTTAGGAGGATGCTATATTATGGAGCAACAATATTTTTGCTGATATTTCGTCTATTTGGGAATATAAGAACCACCGCTCTGGCTTCTCCTTAGCTCGAGACAATTTAAATTACTATCATTATATTAGTCTATTCTGCCCAACAATGTTTTTGCTGATGTTTCATCTATTTGGGAATATAAGAACCACCAATCTGGCTTCTCTTTAGCTTGAGACAATTTAAATTACTATCATCATATTAGTGTATTCTGTCCAGAAAATGTCTTACAGTTTTCAATCATACAGTGTATTATcacaaattattataaataaaatgcaatttgatataatataagtTGAAGCAAAGTGAAGAAGAAGTTGTAGCACcacaaattattataaatgcAATGTGGTTTAATATAAGTTGAAGTAAAGTGAAGAAGATACGAAACACTTAACGAGGTTCGATCCTAATTCTGTTTATGTACATATCTCTTATCAACTTGATAGGAtatatattcaagataaatcaattacgaataataatatatatttgtttaaccCGTTCATCGAAAGTAACTTGCTATAGTACCTagcaaattgaagaagataaaaTTCATAATGTAGTATGGCAAGCTATTCTCAAAAATACATAAAAGTCAAGTTAAGATCTTCTTATAACCTGTCATTACTTGTAATCATcaaaatttagaatttatatTGTCGAATAACATGtaatgttatctttttttaaaaacaagtaAACTCCATTAATTGAATTATTGAAGGAATAGTCACACAAAATAGACTCCAACACCCTGAAAGGAAAAGAATCAAAATAGTTCAGTGTTTCTTACGCACAAAGAAGACTAGCTATATTGTGAGTTATTGTTAGCTTGTCGTCGAACATGTTGAACTTTCGCATCACTACGTTGATGAAGGATGTATCTGCACCACTCGATACTACTCCCTACTTTCACATGTATTCATCAACAAAtagaaacaaaatatttataacattaAATTCTATGTTTACGCGCGTAAAAATATATCCATAACGATTTAAAATTGTCATATCATAACAAAATTTTCTCATTAAGTCTTTCTATAATACATGTCATACGActgttataataaaaataaaaaaattacggTATGACAAATGATCATGAAAGATAAAATTCTCCACACACTtgatcatttataatttaaaatttaacataatatattataattaattgttcTTAATTTTGAACAATATAAAGAAAGTTACACggtttttgtttttaactttctttgtatttgcaatattttattcataacaaacaataaaacaaattatttatatcctgaaactaaaacaaattacaaaaaatagCTCTCCActtttgtaaaattattttttacacGCACATCTAAAGCACCTAAAAAAAGAAATCATCAATTACATTTATTTCAACaaacaaataataaacaaaaatattttacaaatacacACACCGAATTATGCATTCTCGTTTAGTTGTTCCATGAAATCTAGTCATTGTTTGTTCTTCTTGCCCATCCTTCTCCCCATTCTCCTTTGGCATTCCGTACACAAACACAAaactcataaaaaaaataaaatccaatAATCAAACCacacattttaattatttttatctcaaACACAGTTGTGTttctagggttagggtttaatcTATGTGATACTCAAAAACACACTCTCGATACAACATGTACAATCAAAACCAGCAAATTAACTATCCCAGCCACTACGACGCCACAGTCGCCGCAGTTGCCGCCGCACCGGTCGCCGATTCGCAACCGATTTCGTACGACGAGACGCATAACTTCGAAAACGGCGACGTTTCGGGTAATTACAATGGCGTTGCGTCGGCTCTTGATGCCGGTATGGCGTACGACGCCGTTTCGCACGCTGGGGATCAGCTGACGCTGTCGTTTGGTGGTCAGGTTTATGTGTTTGACACTGTTAGTGCCGAAAAGGTCTCGCCtttttctcttatttttttctCATACACTGGCGtttgattttatatgtttaGCTTTAAAGTTTGTTACTTTTGCCAATCCCGTGACTCGGTTTTGAAGTTTAGGCACAATTATGACTGTAATCAAAGTGTTTGTTAGGGTACTATTGGATTTGTTAGGTTTGCTGTAATTATTTTAAGAGTTGTTGTCGATTTTTTCACAGGTTCAGCAGGTGCTTTTGTTATTAGGAGGCTGTGAACTTCCTTCGGGCACACAACCTGCTGATATTGCGTACAGGAATCCTCCGGTAGTATTGTAGTTAGAtaagtatagttttatttttgacattgTTCTGCCTTTTATTCTAAGTGTGAAATGATCCTCAGGCACCGTATCAAAAAGATTATCCGCAGAGGTGCAGTGATCCGGAGAGAGCTGCCTCTCTACGAAGGTTTTATCAGAAGAAGCAAAACCGATGCTATGAGAAGAAAATTAGATATGATGTGCGCCGTGAAGTTGCTGTAAGGTACGTCTATTTATTGCTTCATGATGTCTGTTCAGGTTACGTGTCCAAGACGGAATCATGAAATGCTTTAGATTGATGATtcatttgggggggggggggggggggggggggggtgtacATAAATCTTATAGTTGCCCCTGGCATGAAGAAGTCTGAACTCTGAAGGAGTAACAATGAAGCAATATCTTGTTGTATTTTTGGTTTCTAACAGATATTATCAGGATATAGATCTCatgttaaatattattgtcTCTTGCATGCCAATTTTTTGTCGGTAAATGCAATTCACGGATCTCTATTTCTATGAGTGTTTTTAGCACCTTACGTCACAGAACTGATACGTGCAATAGAACTGATACTAAAAGCTGTAAAGCATACTTTCGATGGTGCAATAATTACTTGTGCTGCTTCAAATTTGTGgaatcttatttatttatccgcccgcaatttaaatttttattttttaattatcaaatCATTTATGCACAAAGGAAATAAGGTAAGAATAGTTTTGGTTGTTTCGCTTTTTATATTTCAtagtatttaaatatttctgAAATTAATCATTTTGGGAACCTGTTTCTTATCAGGATGCATCGCAAGAGGGGTCAATTTACTTCTAAAACATCAGAAGGCTCTACCGTTTCGGATGCTGATGATTCTAGGCAAGAAGATGGCACACAAGAGACACTGTgagttatatatacacacacacatatagacATATAATTGTTGTAGATTGGTAACCAGAGTCTGTTAATTGAGATAAAACTTGGGAAATTGTGCCTTTACATGTACAAGAAGTGGAAAAGAAGTTTGGGGTATGAGTTTGGTCTTGTTTTCATGTATTCTCATATTGAAACTTATTGGTGTAGGTTCTTTTTTCatgtattttcaaatttatacttTTGATTTTAAGATTTAAATCTTCTAGCTTATATGTGTGTGCCTATACATGCTTCTTAGGTAAAAAAGTGTCCTCTTTTCCCTAGTTGTTTACTCTTTCCTGCATTTATGTTTAAATGTACTTTTGGacaatttttaatcaaatcgaCCAATTTATGACCattaaattcttatattttttaaatgcaaaataggaaaatgataaaaatatgaaactGTATGTAGTATACTGTTCTGCAAGTACTTAATGTCAAATTATCAGTTTTTAGTCGATCTGACCAGATCTATGTACAAAGGATATTTACATAGGATCGGCAGAAGTAATTGTATGAAAGTCTGCATGTAGTTGGTTACTGTTTTTTTGCCCGGAATGCGCTGGAAGTGTCAACTTGGATACGTGTTCAAGTATTAGACTCGATAATGTGTTGTAACTTTTACATGTTTGGCCTATAGTATGTGTCCATACCCATATTCAGGTGTCCAACACGTGTACTTGAGGCAAAATGAAAAGTGTGATCACTTTTTCTGTCAGCTTTGCAGTCAATCTTAGTCTTTAAGTTGTGAAAGTGGCATTGGGCCCttgtaataatttttaagaaaaggtGATATACTTTCATAACAATAGAAGTGACTTGTGAAGATGGGCTAGTCCATTATGTAGTTCACAAGCTGTCTATTTTCCTCTTTATAACTATTTTCACTATACTGATTTGTACTTTATGTGCAATTTGTCTACTTATCTAGGTGCCAGCATTGTGGCACCAGTTCGGAATGCACCCCTATGATGCGGAAAGGGCCAGATGGCCCAAGGACTCTTTGCAATGCATGTGGGCTTTATTGGGCACAAAAGGTATATTCTCGTAATGAAATTATTAGAATTTCTACATGTATGATGTCAAATCAATCTAGCAGGCATGTAATTTAGGTACAAtactacaaattttatattttgctCTTGGTCAAATTCCCCTAGATTTAAAATACAgagaaacaataataaaaagtaaGATTAAGTTGTTCAGGATTCTTCGACCGTGTTTGTTTCAAAGGGATTATAATACCTGGACTATAACATTATCTGTTATAAATGTTAAGATATATGATTCCCGTTGCTCAGACTCGGTACGGAGTGTCGGATAAGACACATATCCCAGTGTCGGATTCAACGCTCATAAAAATTGCGGACACTGTCCAAAGTTTGGACACGAGTACAGGGACCGGGACAtggtaaaatttgaataattttgaataattataaatttatttattgcaTTTAATTCAGTTTATATCATTTGCATTATCATtgtgtatataattttaaaaactaattgatcattataaattactaaaaaGTACATGTTCTCATTGTAAACAACTggtatttcatattttaatgatattaataaaaacaCAA of Daucus carota subsp. sativus chromosome 3, DH1 v3.0, whole genome shotgun sequence contains these proteins:
- the LOC108215031 gene encoding uncharacterized protein LOC108215031, with product MMRSLIKATAKRSIHLAQLNCQRGMHTRNKKAMELIAKGWSALKEVDRVIDYCELNDKRLIPLLRTAKENFELALETDNSNTHARFWLSKLHLKYHVPGACKAVGAALLVEAADMGDADAQYELACRLRVENDYVQADQQAFQYLEMAVDQLHPAALYMLGAVYLTGDCVRKDISSAIWCFHRASQKGHAGAAIAYGSLLLRGFQVPECLTKFTVKKDSSTRTSRKNAENSKKNALEMAREQFEIAAKAKCDLGFRWLKRLDEEEKRLTNL
- the LOC108211368 gene encoding GATA transcription factor 25; amino-acid sequence: MYNQNQQINYPSHYDATVAAVAAAPVADSQPISYDETHNFENGDVSGNYNGVASALDAGMAYDAVSHAGDQLTLSFGGQVYVFDTVSAEKVQQVLLLLGGCELPSGTQPADIAYRNPPAPYQKDYPQRCSDPERAASLRRFYQKKQNRCYEKKIRYDVRREVAVRMHRKRGQFTSKTSEGSTVSDADDSRQEDGTQETLCQHCGTSSECTPMMRKGPDGPRTLCNACGLYWAQKGALRHVPKKSRDHPLTQTEQDEVDKSKFVTPVYTQ